In one window of Calypte anna isolate BGI_N300 chromosome 1, bCalAnn1_v1.p, whole genome shotgun sequence DNA:
- the PDE9A gene encoding high affinity cGMP-specific 3',5'-cyclic phosphodiesterase 9A isoform X2 gives MLEKKVELEGLKVVEIEKCKSDIKKMREEMAARSSRTNCPCKYSFLDENKRLTPRRDVPTYPKYMLSQETIEALRKPTFDVWLWEPNEMLSCLEHMYHDLGLVKDFNINPITLKRWLLCIHDNYRNNPFHNFRHCFCVTQMMYSMISLCSLQEKFSQIDILILMTAAVCHDLDHPGYNNTYQINARTELAVRYNDISPLENHHCAVAFQIISQPEYNIFSNVDQDQFKQIRQGIITLILATDMARHAEILDSFKEKMENFDYSNEEHMTCLKMVLIKCCDISNEVRPMEVAEPWVDCLLEEYFMQSDREKSEGLPVAPFMDRDKVTKPTAQIGFLKFVLIPMFETVTKLFPEVEEVMLQPLWESRDHYEELKQIDDAMKELQKKKNENLTTSSTEK, from the exons TGGAAGGCCTGAAAGTAGTGGAGATTGAGAAATGCAAGAGCGACATTAAAAAGATGAGGGAGGAAATggcagcaagaagcagcag gaCTAACTGTCCCTGCAAGTACAGCTTTTTGGATGAAAACAAGAGGCTGACTCCCCGGAGGGATGTACCAACCTACCCAAAG TACATGCTGTCCCAGGAGACCATTGAAGCACTTCGAAAACCAACCTTTGATGTCTGGCTGTGGGAACCCAACGAG ATGCTGAGCTGTTTGGAACACATGTACCATGATCTTGGGTTGGTAAAAGACTTCAACATCAATCCTATCACGTTAAAGAGGTGGTTG ctATGTATTCATGACAATTACAGAAACAATCCCTTTCATAATTTTCGGCACTGCTTCTGTGTGACTCAGATGATGTACAGCATGATCTCACTCTGCAGCCTCCAG GAGAAGTTTTCCCAAATAGACATTTTGATTCTCATGACCGCAGCAGTGTGCCATGACTTGGACCATCCAGGCTATAACAATAC CTACCAGATAAATGCACGAACTGAGCTTGCTGTACGCTACAATGACATCTCCCCACTGGAGAACCACCACTGTGCTGTGGCTTTCCAGATCATTTCCCAGCCAGAATACAACATTTTCTCCAACGTCGACCAGGACCAATTCAAACAGATAAGACAG GGGATAATTACGTTAATCCTGGCTACAGACATGGCGAGACACGCAGAAATACTGGActctttcaaggaaaaaatggaaaattttgaTTACTCAAATGAAGAACACATGACCTGT CTGAAGATGGTACTGATAAAATGCTGTGATATCTCCAATGAAGTCCGCCCGATGGAAGTAGCAGAGCCCTGGGTAGATTGCTTACTAGAGGAATATTTTATGCAG AGTGACCGAGAAAAATCTGAGGGGCTTCCAGTGGCACCGTTCATGGACCGCGACAAAGTGACGAAGCCGACAGCCCAGATTGGCTTCCTCAAGTTCGTCCTCATCCCCATGTTTGAAACAGTAACAAAG CTATTTCCAGAAGTGGAGGAGGTGATGCTCCAGCCCCTTTGGGAATCCAGAGACCACTATGAGGAATTAAAACAGATAGATGATGCTATGAAAGAG ttgcagaaaaagaaaaatgaaaatttgacCACCAGCAGTactgaaaagtga
- the PDE9A gene encoding high affinity cGMP-specific 3',5'-cyclic phosphodiesterase 9A isoform X3: MTNCPCKYSFLDENKRLTPRRDVPTYPKYMLSQETIEALRKPTFDVWLWEPNEMLSCLEHMYHDLGLVKDFNINPITLKRWLLCIHDNYRNNPFHNFRHCFCVTQMMYSMISLCSLQEKFSQIDILILMTAAVCHDLDHPGYNNTYQINARTELAVRYNDISPLENHHCAVAFQIISQPEYNIFSNVDQDQFKQIRQGIITLILATDMARHAEILDSFKEKMENFDYSNEEHMTCLKMVLIKCCDISNEVRPMEVAEPWVDCLLEEYFMQSDREKSEGLPVAPFMDRDKVTKPTAQIGFLKFVLIPMFETVTKLFPEVEEVMLQPLWESRDHYEELKQIDDAMKELQKKKNENLTTSSTEK; encoded by the exons gaCTAACTGTCCCTGCAAGTACAGCTTTTTGGATGAAAACAAGAGGCTGACTCCCCGGAGGGATGTACCAACCTACCCAAAG TACATGCTGTCCCAGGAGACCATTGAAGCACTTCGAAAACCAACCTTTGATGTCTGGCTGTGGGAACCCAACGAG ATGCTGAGCTGTTTGGAACACATGTACCATGATCTTGGGTTGGTAAAAGACTTCAACATCAATCCTATCACGTTAAAGAGGTGGTTG ctATGTATTCATGACAATTACAGAAACAATCCCTTTCATAATTTTCGGCACTGCTTCTGTGTGACTCAGATGATGTACAGCATGATCTCACTCTGCAGCCTCCAG GAGAAGTTTTCCCAAATAGACATTTTGATTCTCATGACCGCAGCAGTGTGCCATGACTTGGACCATCCAGGCTATAACAATAC CTACCAGATAAATGCACGAACTGAGCTTGCTGTACGCTACAATGACATCTCCCCACTGGAGAACCACCACTGTGCTGTGGCTTTCCAGATCATTTCCCAGCCAGAATACAACATTTTCTCCAACGTCGACCAGGACCAATTCAAACAGATAAGACAG GGGATAATTACGTTAATCCTGGCTACAGACATGGCGAGACACGCAGAAATACTGGActctttcaaggaaaaaatggaaaattttgaTTACTCAAATGAAGAACACATGACCTGT CTGAAGATGGTACTGATAAAATGCTGTGATATCTCCAATGAAGTCCGCCCGATGGAAGTAGCAGAGCCCTGGGTAGATTGCTTACTAGAGGAATATTTTATGCAG AGTGACCGAGAAAAATCTGAGGGGCTTCCAGTGGCACCGTTCATGGACCGCGACAAAGTGACGAAGCCGACAGCCCAGATTGGCTTCCTCAAGTTCGTCCTCATCCCCATGTTTGAAACAGTAACAAAG CTATTTCCAGAAGTGGAGGAGGTGATGCTCCAGCCCCTTTGGGAATCCAGAGACCACTATGAGGAATTAAAACAGATAGATGATGCTATGAAAGAG ttgcagaaaaagaaaaatgaaaatttgacCACCAGCAGTactgaaaagtga